The Populus alba chromosome 4, ASM523922v2, whole genome shotgun sequence genome contains a region encoding:
- the LOC118055162 gene encoding E3 ubiquitin-protein ligase MPSR1 → MSSGDTNMMQDPDSNSHQQPHILPGNIRQIFQHAINDVFAVRAAIRSTNQDGNNNTTARRLPASKDAIDAMPRITVQEGGSDCAICLNEIGIGSELREMPCKHGFHSGCIEQWLRIHGSCPVCRFTMMPVEGGEVGASGSES, encoded by the coding sequence ATGTCTAGTGGTGACACAAACATGATGCAAGATCCAGATTCAAATTCGCATCAACAACCCCATATTTTGCCTGGAAACATAAGGCAAATATTCCAACATGccatcaatgatgtttttgcaGTAAGAGCAGCCATTCGAAGCACAAACCAAGATGGTAATAACAATACTACTGCGAGGCGGTTGCCAGCATCGAAGGACGCAATTGATGCCATGCCAAGAATAACAGTACAAGAAGGTGGGAGTGATTGTGCAATTTGTTTAAATGAGATTGGAATCGGTTCTGAACTTAGAGAGATGCCTTGTAAACATGGGTTTCACTCGGGTTGTATTGAACAGTGGTTGAGGATTCATGGGTCTTGCCCTGTTTGTCGGTTTACGATGATGCCTGTGGAAGGAGGAGAGGTCGGGGCTAGTGGATCTGAATCATAG
- the LOC118055092 gene encoding uncharacterized protein produces the protein MVYFPSSISVCNSFDHSSTASMANSVSSSEFNPKSRHNNNHVHKNRKTVNGSNCNTVPVCDRSQSAVIDVVILIAVIGACGFLLFPYIRIVTLGFIEFVAAIHYVVKEEVMRNPVIYGSIGISSLCAAIVAWIVILCVARKCGNPNCKGLRKAAEFDIQLETEECVKNSNGTLVRDGLKRGLFELPHDHHRELEAELKKMAPTNGRAVLVFRARCGCSVGRLEVPGPKKTKKIKK, from the coding sequence ATGGTCTATTTCCCTAGCTCAATCTCGGTCTGCAACTCATTTGACCACTCATCAACAGCTTCCATGGCAAATTCTGTGAGTTCCAGTGAGTTTAATCCAAAATCAAGGCACAACAATAATCATGTGCACAAGAATAGGAAGACAGTGAATGGCTCGAATTGTAATACTGTACCTGTTTGTGATAGATCTCAATCAGCTGTTATTGATGTTGTGATCTTGATAGCTGTCATTGGTGCTTGTGGATTCTTGTTATTTCCTTATATCCGGATTGTAACTCTtggttttattgaatttgttgcTGCTATTCATTATGTGGTCAAAGAGGAGGTTATGAGAAATCCAGTGATATACGGATCTATAGGGATTAGTTCTTTATGTGCTGCAATAGTTGCCTGGATTGTGATTTTGTGTGTTGCTAGGAAATGTGGGAATCCGAACTGCAAGGGCTTAAGGAAGGCAGCAGAATTCGATATCCAGTTGGAGACCGAGGAGTGTGTGAAGAATTCTAATGGTACCTTGGTGAGAGATGGACTGAAAAGGGGCCTTTTTGAATTGCCTCACGATCACCATCGCGAATTGGAGGCCgaattgaagaagatggcacCAACTAATGGAAGAGCGGTTCTTGTGTTTCGAGCAAGGTGTGGATGTTCTGTTGGAAGATTGGAGGTTCCGGGACCTAAGAAGACAAAGAAGATCAAGAAGTAG